Proteins encoded by one window of Cloeon dipterum chromosome 2, ieCloDipt1.1, whole genome shotgun sequence:
- the Pomp gene encoding proteasome maturation protein translates to MKGTGEYGVPPVMTYGLPSTVHQLQAAHPLELSEKNFAANQEKAEMRVLRATQGAHAPLRMQMERRAARLAGGRLPFLHSERLALEVLSGYDTSIAFKDVLNTPEMCERAGVPSAEMERSFRL, encoded by the exons ATGAAAGGCACCGGCGAGTACGGCGTTCCCCCTGTGATGACTTATGG TCTGCCCTCGACTGTTCACCAGCTGCAGGCGGCCCATCCCTTGGAGCTCTCAGAAAAAAAC TTCGCAGCTAACCAGGAAAAGGCCGAAATGCGTGTCTTGCGAGCAACTCAGGGCGCCCACGCGCCTCTGCGCATGCAGATGGAGAGGCGGGCGGCGCGGCTGGCCGGCGGACGGCTCCCGTTTTTGCACAGCGAGCGGCTTGCCCTGGAGGTGCTCTCCGGCTACGACACGAGCATCGCTTTCAAGGACGTGCTCAACACACCTGAGATGTGCGAGCGGGCCGGCGTGCCCAGCGCCGAGATGGAACGCTCCTTCCGTTTATAA